The genomic region ATACTGGATTTGGAACATCCACACAGGGTCGGCTGGCCGCCCTGGCCCCCAGCTCACCAGCCCTGAGGTTGCAGTCACCTCTGTCACCTGCACAGCTGGCTCAGACTCCAGTGTCCCCTCGCCCTCGGCAGCAGTGCGGGCCGAGGCGGCAATGTCCGAGGGCCCTGGGCGGCCCCCCTCAGCACTGCCGTTCCCGCCGTGGGGCAAGGCCAGCACCCGTAGCTCCACACGGGCTGTGGCCTCCCCGGCAGGGTTGGTGGCAATGCAGGTGTAGCCCCCTGCGTCCCCAGAGCCCGTCACCCCGATCTCCAGGGTCCCGTTGGGGAAAGCCCGGGCTCGGGAGGAGTTGCCAACCAGGCGGTCATCAGGGCCGACCCAGTGCATGGTGGGCGCAGGGTCACCGAGGGCCCGGCATCTCAGAGTGGCCCGCTGGCCCTCCAGCACCCAGAGGCGCTGCGTGTGGCGGGCGATGAGGGGCGGCTCGCAGGAGAACTCGCCCTCGGGCACTGCCCAGAAGTAGCGGCCGGCCAGGCCTGGAGGGGAGGCGCACGTCTCCAGGTCGTCGGGCCGGGCCAGCCTCCGCAGCCACAGCAGCTCGCAGTTGCAGTGCAGGGGGTTCCCGCTGAAGCTCAGCACCAGGGGGGCGGGTGAGGCCTCCGCGTCGCGCCCCCGGGAAAAGAGCGGGTCTGGTGCCAGCGTGGCCAGGCGGTTGGAGGTGAGGTCGAGACGGGAGAGCTGGCTGAGCTGGGCGAAGGCGCCCGGGGGCAGTGCGTCGATGAGGTTGTGGTCCAGGTTGAGCGTGTGCAGGGCAGGCATGGCACCGATGCCGGCCCAGGGCACCTGCCGCAGGTTGTTGTAGGACAAGTCGAGGTCCTCCAGGCTGTCCAGGAAGTCGTCGAAGGCCCCAGGCGAGATTCGGCCCAGCTGGTTGCCACTGAGGATGAGGTGCTGCAGGTTGACGGGGCCCCGCAGGCTGCCGGTGCCCAGCTCAACCAACCTATTCCCGTCCAGATGCAGGGAACGTAGGCTCTCCAGGTCCCCAAAAGCGCGGGCCCCAATGCGGGTGATGGCATTCCGGGAAAGCGTCAGGTCCACCAGCCCTGTCATGTTCCGGAAGTCCGGTGGCCCCAAGGCCTGGATGAAGTTGTCAGCCAGCCGCAGCTCCACGGTGCGGCGGTCCACGTTGGGTGGCACGAACAGCAGGCCTCGGTGGGCACAGAGGGTGCTGAGCGATTCGGACAGGTTCTGGCAGACACAGGGCAGTGGGCAGGCGGCCGCTCCActggccagcagcagcagcaggagtgGCGGGGCCATGGTGAGCGCCCTGTAGGGAAGGGCCACAGCCCAGGCACAGGTGGGGCTGGTGCAGGTGCCCACTGTGCCCCGGGGCCCGGTCCCCAGGGCCAGCTTCTGGAGCCTGGTCTGGGTGGGGATCAGGGTCAGAGGCCCAGAGGGCCCCCCAGGGATGAAAGAAGGCTGGGGCCTGCCAGGCCCCCCACAGCAAAGATCACATTTCCCAACCAGGTAGGGGGGTCCTGGCCTTGGGGATGAAGTGCAGCGTGAGGCAGGAAGCGGAGGTGGGCACTAGAGCAGGGAGGGTCCCGGAACTTCCTTTCTCTGGCGTCTCCAGGAAtcgccagccccctccctccgcaccatccctctccctccagggaagacaccccccccccccaagcccctcccTTGGCCCCGCGCCCCTCCCTGGCCAGCCACTGCTGTTGTGCCCCGCAGCCCCCCTCACCTGGTGTCTGTAGCTCAGGGGGAGCGGGCCGGCCTCCCCGTGGGCCTGGCCAGCCCCCGCCGACTCCAGGCGGCTCTCCCGCGGGGGCGAGGCCAGGGGCTGACCGGCCGCCCGCCGCGCGCCCTCCAGCCCATGGCGCTCGGGCCCGCGGCCCCGGCTCACTCGGTTCCCGGCACCTTTTCCCGGCGGctcccggcggcggcggcggcggcggcggcggcggcggcgaagaCAGGCAGGCGGGTGCGCGCCGGCGAGCGCGCGCTCCGCGGACACGCACGTGGAGGGCGGACGGGGAGGGGCGCACGGGGATCCACCCGGGCCGGCTGGCTCCCGAGGTCACGGGGACACGCGGCCACTGCAGCGCCCACGGGTGGCTCCCGGTCACGCCCGAGGCCCGGGCCGGCGCGGGCCCGCCGCGCAGTCCCCCGGCGCTGCCGCAGCGCACTCACCCTGGCACGGGCGCGCGCGCCCCcggccaccctggcgccccggCATCCTGCACCGCACgggcgcccgccgccgccgcgcgaACCGTCACTCTGCAGGCAGCCAGACAAAGCGCCAGCTCGCGGGCCCCTTCACCATCTCCCGGAGACGGGAGCCTTTGTCACATGTCGCTGGGCACCCTCCCCAACACAcccacacatgcccacacacccACACGTCCCCGCACCCACAGGCAGGGCCGGGCGCAAAGCCGCACTGTTGTTGGGACCCTCACAGACACACGCTGAAGGTCACAACCGTTCTGCATCACCGAGTCACGTGGAGGGTCCCCAACAGGCACGGGGCcgggagtgggggtgaggggctggggcgACACCCCCGGCAGGCCTGCCGcggggtggggcggagagggcTCGGCCTCTCGGCTGGCGCCgtgccccgcccctccctccctttcctgggctccccgccccgcccggcaTGCTCGGGAGCCAACCGGTCTCCGCCTCCGGCCCGATTGGTCTGCGCCGCGCCGTTTCCCAGCAGGCCGGCGGTGGCACGCTGTTTGAAGCTGTGCGTCAGTGGTCCTCGCCGAGCCGgcagcccctccttcccccttctgcccctgccGGGCCGTTTTCCTGGGAGAGCGGCCCACGGTGAGCTCGTCCCAGCTGAGGAAGGGCTCCCGGTGGGGGAGAGTTTCCGGCCTCCTGCCACCCATAGCCGCGGCTTGAGTGGGAGCACTGAGTGCTCGAACCAGGCTGGGCACTCTGGTCCTTCGGGAAACCAGGCAAGTCACCACTTCCTCCACGTATCTCCTAGTCCTCGGGCTACCCGGGCACCCCCCACGCCTATccctttcccttgtctccagacaTGGTTCCCCAGGGGGGGGcagccacctccccccccccccccccccccgggaaacACGGAATTCTGATTCTGCCTGGTAAAGTaggtaaccttgggcaagttattgtAACCACTGACACACTACTCATCTAGGCCAAGGGGGTATTAATTGCATGTACTTCTGTACCTCACAGGGCTGACAGGAGAAAGGATGTAGCCTGTGGGGGGTGTAGCTACCTGGTAACTGGAAGCCCTTCCTACGTGTCGCCACTCCCAGGGCCTCAGCCACTGCACTTGTAAAAGGAAGGCACTGGATCCTAGCCCAGGTCAACTGATGCTCTGTGGCATTGGTATTTATgttcctcttttccctttcaaaaatgttttcattccttCTTGAGTGTACAAGCATACTAGCATCCATCACAAGCCACTCTGTGCTGGGAGCCGGGGTACATCAGGAACCAGATGGGCCTAgttcctgccccgccccctgtgGAGCTCACAGCATAGGGGGTCACATGACGTCTCCCCCAAAATTAAAAGGAGGAGGGGCCTGCAAATGGGAAGTGTAAGGTGGAACAGGGTAGGTCTCTGAGGATCCCTCCCACCCCTATGTGGTTCTAGGTTCTTTAGATGATTTAATcggttttatcttttcaaatgccGTGCTTTGGTCCAGTTGAAATGTCCCCATTCCTTTAGGAGAGACAGGGACTAGCCTCAGACAGACTGATCTGTCACATGAGACAGGCCCAAGGCAATGTTGGCTAGGTCCTGCTCTGCAATTCCTGTGGGGGAGGCACCCTTCCCACCTGAGGCTCCAGGTGATAGGAATGCTAGGTCGAATAGGCAGAATTTCTCAAGAGTAGCAACAGGGCCCAGCAACCCATGCTGGGCCTGGAGTCCCCACTGAAGTTGCCAACAGAGGTCATGAATGGGTGACACAGAGATGCTTTATCTGAAGTGACAGCCATGTGGGCACAGGCATGTGGACACTGGGATTCCACCCATGGGCTGGCAGTCCTGGGACATCTCTCAGTGCTGGCTCCTAGGCCCCAGGTGGCCCCTAGGTTGGACTTGCCCAGCTCCAGCTTCATGTTGTCCCCCAGCAGTTTAATAAGCAGAAATGAGGGCCCTTGTGCACAAAGCATGTGGACCTATACCTCAGCACCCCTGCCCTCAAAATGGTCCCAGGCGTATGAAGAATGGAGACAAGTAAAAGCTGAGGACAAGAGAGGTGTTTTCCGACAGCCGATCCCGCAGAAGCCTACTATAAAGGGGAGGGTCCAGCTCTGTTGTGAGGGCAGGAGGTACAGACAAAGGCCGTCAAGTTCAGACTTCCAGGAAGAGCTTTACCGGGCAGGTGTAAAGGGGTGGAGGCGTGAGAGCACAAGGCAAGTTTGGTGTGGCTGGAGGTAGCCAGGACTTGGAAACCTGGCAGAAAGCATGGCCTGGAGACCAGGGGTCACAGAGTCTATTGATGGCCATGGTAGAGCTGTCTCTCTTGACCTGGTGACACAGGGGTGGGTGTTGAGGGTGACGGAGTGCAGGTTTTAGTAACTGGGTGCACAGTGAGGCGTGcagcagaaggcagaggaggactGGGTGAGGGAAGCCGACTTTGGACTTGATGAACTTGTGTGAGGGCCACACAAGGAGAGGTGCCCAGGAGGGATTTCCGCTTTAGGGTCTTGGCTCTGGAGCTGGAAGCCCAGGATGAGGCCACCCAGGGAGTGTCCTGTATGAGAAGAGGCCCAGTGACAGCTCTGAGAACTCCATCCTGCAGGGGTGAGAGGAGCCCCCAGTGGGGAccggggaggagaaggagagcaaGAGGTCTTGGAAGCCCAGGGCAAGAATGTCCAGGTGGGAGCTGTTAGCAAGCGAAGGGTGGGAAAGGGCGGGAAAGGGCCCACGGGAGTTAGCCACAAGGATGGCCCTCAGTGAGGATACCAAAGTGTAGCTGTTGGGGTGGTAGAGGAGGGGCTGGCAAAGGTAGGGACATGTTTCAAGAAGCATGGCTGCATATTATGTCATGGTGCTATGAGAAAGGCCTGACCCGTTTTCTAGAGTGTGTGGTGGGAAGGTGCTTTATTTCCAGATCCCTGATGAAGGAGGAGGTGATTCAGCACATGCTCTGGGGTGAGCAAGGGGGGAGGAAGTGGGCTCATCCCCCTAACAGCTTAAGGGACTCTGCCAGAATAGGGGGCTGGTGAGATGGGGAAATGTCATTCCAGAGGGATGAGGCCTCAGACTTCAGCATGGTATTCTGGGGAACTTGGAGAGCTGTGCTGGCCCAGGGTGGCGCCTTcagcctctcctttccccctccgTGCTCCATGGTGatgccctcccacccacctctatTCTGCAGACCAACATCCCCTTCCTGCAGAATGTGCTCAACAACCAGCAGTTCCTGGCCGGCACCGTGGACACCCAGTTCATCGATGAGAACCCGGAGCTATTCCAGCTGCGGCCTGCACAGAACCGGGCCCAGAAGCTGCTGCACTACCTCGGTCTGGCCCCAAGactgcccttctctcctctctcaaatgCCTCGCTCCTGGCCCCCTGCCTAGAAGAGCTTCCTAGCATGCCCTGTCCCTGTCCTCATTCTGGTCCTGCACCCTCCCACCTTGCTCACCCTCCGTGCTCCTGATCACAGGGATGCCCCCTTCTCCACCCATGCAGCCCTTAGTAGGTTCCCACTGCCTGGACCCAGGAGGCCTTGGCTTTGGAGAGGACAGGGGTCAACTAGAGGACTTGGGATCCTGGAGGAACCTCTCATCCCCAGGCCCATCTAAATGTTACTCCTGCCCTCAAGACTCTTCCCCAGCCTGTCCTGACCCCACTTCCCACTCTCTCCCTAGGTCATGTCATGGTGAACGGCCCAACCACCCCGATCCCCGTCAAGGCCAGTCCCAGCCCCACAGACCCCATTGTCCCTGCAGTGCCCATAGGTAGGTGAGCTCATTCTACCAACTTGTGGGGGAGACAAAGAGGAGGTTGCTGCCTGAAGGATGGGTGCTAATGCCCAGGTCTGCCCTAGGCCCACCCCCAGCTGGTTTCAGAGACATCCTGCTGCGGGAGGGGCCCGAGGGCTTCGCTAGAGCTGTGCGGAACCACCAGGGGCTGCTGCTGATGGACACGACCTTCCGGGATGCCCACCAGTCACTGCTGGCCACTCGTGTGCGAACCCACGATCTCAAAAAGATTGCTCCCTATGTTGCTCACAACTTCAGCAAACTCTTCAGCATAGAGAACTGGGGAGGTAGGCTGGAGGAGGGCTGGAACGTGGGACTGCGCCTGGAAGGAATTGGGTATCCAGTGTGGCCCCACCACTGGCCACTCCAGGAGAAGCTAAAATGTTAACATTGAGGAAACTAGTGAGAAGCGAACAAGGCATGGTGTTCCATTTGTTCAGCAGTGACTCGTGCCCACTTTGGGCAGGCCTGGTTGCTGGACGTGAGATTGCATAGCTGAGATCCCAGTAGCTCAGGGTCAGAGAGGAGCCACGAGCCTGTTCTAGCATGGAGAACTGGTGGCAGGGTGGTACCCTGTGAAAGGGGGCAAGAGGACACTGATCCTGAGCTACCCTCAGCAGAGGGAAGTCTCCAGGGGTTGGAACAGGAATGTGAAGGATCCTGGAGATGAGTGCGAGGGTGTCCGGGTTAGAGGCTCAGGCTGCAGAGCTGCAGGGTGTGGCGGGGGCCTGGGGAAGTGAGGGGCTGACCTGGGCCTCTTGGTCCCCGTGCAGGAGCCACGTTTGATGTTGCCATGCGCTTCCTGTATGAGTGCCCCTGGCGGCGGCTGCAGGAGCTCCGAGAGCTCATCCCCAACATCCCGTTCCAGATGCTGCTGCGGGGGGCCAACGCCGTGGGCTACACCAACTACCCCGACAATGTGGTCTTCAAGTGAGCCTGGGGTCGGGTGGGCAGACGCCGCACAGCATGGTCCAGTGGGTGCCAGGCCACACTGCAATGGCCTGCGCTTCCCACAGAGAGCTTGACACTTAAGTCTCTCAGTAGCTGTATCCAGCGAGAGCTGCTATCTGGAAATTTCATGAAGTGCAGAATTCTAGTTGAAGAACTGAAGAACTTCTAGCTCATGGGGCAGCAGAAGCCTCAGGACTCCTTGTCCAGTGTTCCTTCTCTCTCAGACCACCACTCTTGCAAAGAATCCCTAGCTGATTCTTCTGACCTGGGCAGACTGAGCTGCACCGTACATGACTAGGGCAGGACAGCACTGCTCCATGCCAGATGCCTCTGAGGGGACCTGCCCAGCCCAGGCTGCCCCAGAGAAGGCCTTGTCCACACTGGGGTGCCCCCACACGGGCTCACCACCCTCCCTGCCCGGTCAGAGCCAGAGCGGGATGTACAGGGGAGAGTGGGATGGGGTTGACCCTTGGGCTCTTCTACCCACTCAGGTTCTGTGAGGTGGCCAAAGAGAACGGCATGGATGTCTTCCGGGTTTTTGACTCCCTCAACTACATGCCCAATCTGCTACTGGGCATGGAGGCAGCCGGCAATGCTGGCGGTGTGGTGGAGGCCGCCATCTCCTACACGGGTGACGTGGCCGACCCCAGCCGCACCAAATACTCACTGCAGTACTACATGGGCCTGGCTGAAGAGTTGGTTCGAGCTGGCACCCACATCTTGTGCATCAAGGTGCCTGGACCCACCTGTCCCAGGagtccccctgccccttccccacctctcccagcttcc from Panthera uncia isolate 11264 chromosome D1, Puncia_PCG_1.0, whole genome shotgun sequence harbors:
- the LRFN4 gene encoding LOW QUALITY PROTEIN: leucine-rich repeat and fibronectin type-III domain-containing protein 4 (The sequence of the model RefSeq protein was modified relative to this genomic sequence to represent the inferred CDS: deleted 1 base in 1 codon), whose amino-acid sequence is MAPPLLLLLLASGAAACPLPCVCQNLSESLSTLCAHRGLLFVPPNVDRRTVELRLADNFIQALGPPDFRNMTGLVDLTLSRNAITRIGARAFGDLESLRSLHLDGNRLVELGTGSLRGPVNLQHLILSGNQLGRISPGAFDDFLDSLEDLDLSYNNLRQVPWAGIGAMPALHTLNLDHNLIDALPPGAFAQLSQLSRLDLTSNRLATLAPDPLFSRGRDAEASPAPLVLSFSGNPLHCNCELLWLRRLARPDDLETCASPPGLAGRYFWAVPEGEFSCEPPLIARHTQRLWVLEGQRATLRCRALGDPAPTMHWVGPDDRLVGNSSRARAFPNGTLEIGVTGSGDAGGYTCIATNPAGEATARVELRVLALPHGGNGSAEGGRPGPSDIAASARTAAEGEGTLESEPAVQVTEVTATSGLVSWGPGRPADPVWMFQIQYNSSEDETLIYRIVPASSHHFLLKHLVPGADYDLCLLALSPAAGPSDLTATRLLGCARFSTLPAAPLCHALQAHVLGGTLTVAVGGVLVAALLVFTVALLVRGRGAGNGRLPLKLSHVQSQTNGGPSPTPKAHPPRSPPPRPQRSCSLDLGDAGGCYGYARRLGGAWARRSHSVHGGLLGAGCRGVGGSTEQLEESVV